GGTGAAGGAGGGCCAGGTGGGGAAGGGGTTTATGGTCATGGGCATATTTCCTGATTATGAATTTTAGATTTTGGATGTTGAATGGAATTCAAAACCCGGCATTCAGCGTTCAAAATTGTCATCACCACCGCAATGGCGAACCGAATGAGAGATGCGCGCTGCGCTGAGGGGAGACGTCAAGTGTTACAAACCTTTGCCTCGAACTTCGAACTCGATATTTCACCCGATGTTCTTCTGGGACTGTCCCCGTTTTCCAGCGGGACTGTCCCACTCAGGGTTCAGGACGGATCGGGCGGTTCATTAAAAGGTACCCGTCCCCCTTGGGTTCAAAAACCCAAAAACCTGTCAGCCGCAGATTTACGCAGAAAATGCGGATCAAGCAAAAACCCAAAGCCTTTTGCTTTTGCCTTTGGCCTTATCTGCGTTCATCCGCCCCTTCTGCGGCTCATCCAGCCTTTGACTTTCATTTCCGCTGATTCGAGAACGCCCGCCTCTTCACTTCCGGCTTCGGTCCAAAATTGAGCAACAACCCCACCTCCACCCGTGTTGCTTTGAGGTAGTTCAGCAACTGTGCCTCATGCTCCGGCTGCAGAGAGCGAACAGCCTTGACCTCGACAATCACCTCTCCGGCCACCAGCAAGTCGCAGAAATATTCACCAACCCGGCAATTCCGATAAGTAACCTCAACAGGCACCTGCGCCTCAGCCTTGAGATTCATCCTTTCAAACTCAACCAGCAGGGCTTTTTCATAGACCTTTTCCAGGAATCCATAACCCAGCAGGTTGTAGACATTGTAGAAACAACAGATGATCCCATCCGTAACATCCGCATGCAGACGGTCTTCCATGACCACCTCCTCAGAAAAGTTTGCTTTCTTTTGCCCTATCAGCGCTCATCCGCCCTTTCTGCGGCTGAAAAAGATTTGCCTTACACCTCGAACCTCGCTCCTCGAACCTTGAACCTCAAGCCCGTCAGCCGCAGATTTACGCAGAAAAAGCAGATCAATCCAACCCCCTAAATCCTTCGACCTTCTGCTTTGGCCTTATCTGCGTTCATCCGCCCTTTCTGCGGCTGAAAAAGTTTTTGCCGTGTCTGGACCTGCCCCCTCACTTACTCCCTCAGCCTGTTCGCTCCCCGATCCCGGTAAAACAAAACCCCCGCATCAAATTCTGACACGGGGGTCTCAATTCTGAGGTTCCGGAAAAGCTTGTCGTCGCCGGATTCCGGAACCTGCTGCCCGAAGGCAGTCTCACAAGCCCGATTGATCGGGAACACCAGAATCATCCCCTATTTCAGATGGTCTGTCAAGCGCCCCAGGCCAAGGGCAAAGAGGACCCCTTTCTGAATTTCCATAAAATCCTTCGGAAGAATCTTCTCAGCCACATAAACCCGCTGACCATCTTCCCTCTTAACCCGCACCCGATCCAATCGGGCCAGAGAAACCGTTGCCGGCATATCGCATTTTGCCCAGGTTTCCTTTCCGGCAAGATTGCCCGGCAGAGAGCCCGGCATCAACCGATGGTGGTACGCCTCGACCGGTTCGGGGCAGGTTGTACTCAGCGGCACAACAATACAAAGCTGTGTCTTCCGCCTTGGGCGGGGCGATACGACCACGACAGGCCGTCGTTTGATCATCTCCGGCATTTTGAACCCGGCTGTAAAGTCACAAATCAATACAGTCCCGGGTTTTGGGTGAAACTTTAACGCCATTGTCTGCCCCCCCCTCGGAGTCTTAGCAACAGCAGGTCTGGAACCAATGATGAGTTTTGAATTTTAGATGGTGAATTGAATTCAAAACCCGACATTCATCATTCAAAATTGCTCATCGCTCCGAGATGACTTTTGCCGGGTTACCGACCACCGTTACCTCATCCGGCAAATCACGAATCACCACCGAACCCGCACCAATGATGACATTCCTGCCAATGGTCAGATTGGGAATCACCGTGGCACCGGCGGCGACAAAGGAACCGTCCCCGACCGTGACCGTGCCGCAAAGTGTCGCACCGGGCGCGATGTGGACATTATCGCCGATGACGCAGTCATGATCGATACTGGCATGGGTATTGACAATGGCATTCCTGCCGATGGTAGCTGCCGCATTGATCGCGGCGTTGGCCATGACTACCGAACCCGCTCCCAGAGAAACGTCACGGCCTGCCTGGGCGGAGGGATGGATGGCTGTCACGAGTTCAAAACCATGCTGTTCCAGCCAGGCGGCAACAGTTCCCCTTGCCCGATTGCTGCCGATAGCCACAATCGCCTTGCGAGGGGCATCAACCTTCGCCAGAAGATCTTCTTTGCCGCCAAGCACCGAGTAGCCGAAAAAGGTATCCCCCTTCAGAGAGAGATCGTCATCGACCAGAAACTCAATCTCGTAGAGACCCTGCTTTTCGACGATGTCGATCACCACCTTGGCGTGACCGCTGGCACCGAAAATGAGGATTTTTTCTTTCATAAAAAATCCGATTCTTGATTTTGGATTCTAAATGTTGAATGTGCGGGTCACCCCACTAGGCAATTCAAAATTCACCACCCAAAATTCAACATTGCTCTTTTGTTGTTTTCACGATGGAGGTCAAAATGCGAGTGATTGATTCAGCCTCTGATAAAAGTGGATCAACTTCAGCTTTTTGGAGAGTGTTGCTGTCTCGCAGCAGACGCAGCCAGTAGCATGACTCCCTTGCCTCCTTCGAAGCGATGGACATTTTGGAAATAAAGTCAGCTCGGCTTTGCGCGGCCTGAGCCTCTTCAACATTCGCCCCGATACTTGTCCCAGAACGAAGAAGTTGCTTCGAAAGAACAAATTCTTTGCTCGCCTGCAGCCCCTTGTACAGTAAGATGACCTGCAAAGCAAAATCATAACTTTTCTGTCGAATGACATTCCCTTTTTTCACTCATCCCTCGAAACTCAATAATGAATTTTAAATTTTGGATGTTAAATTAATCCAAAATCCAGCATTCAGAACTCAAAATTGATGTCAAGATTTACTCCCAGTAAATTTTGACATAGTAGCTTCCCCCTCCTGACTGATCCCCTCGCGCTTGAACACCTTGGCAAAGGTCATCCAGAGAATCTTGATATCCAGCCACAAAGATCGGTTGTCCACGTACCAAACATCGTACTCGAATTTCTGCTCCCAGCTGATCGCATTGCGCCCATTGACCTGCGCCCAGCCGGTGATCCCCGGCCTGACCTCATGCCGCCGGGCCTGCTCGGGTGTGTAACGATCCAGATATTCCATCAGCAGCGGCCGCGGGCCGACCAGGCTCATCTCCCCTTTGAGGACATTGAGCAATGCCGGGAATTCGTCCAGGCTGGTACTGCGCAGAAATCGTCCGAATCGGGTCAGGCGTTTTTCATCCGACAGCAGGTTGCCATCAGCGTCCCGTTCGTCGGTCATGGTGCGGAATTTGTACATGATGAAGGGTTTGCCGTGCAGGCCGGGGCGGGTTTGGCGGAAGAGGATGGGGGAGCCGAGTTTTTTGCGCACCAAGACACCAACCAAGAGTATTATTGGAAGAATGGCAAGCACACCAGGTATTGTCAGTAAAAGATCAAAGGCACGCTTCATGACAAAGGAACTCTCATTTCACGTTCAGCAGATCAATGTACTCATTGTGAAGATCTTTCCAAATCGTGCTTGGCTGGAAATCTTCCAAAACTCTTTTACGCCCAGCCACACCATGTTTACTTCTCAGCAATGGGTCAACAAGGTATGTAGATAGAGCTTTCTCCAAAGCATCTGCGTCACATTTAGGCACAAGTGTCCCGGTTACCCCATCAGAAACAGAATCTACGCAACCTGGTATGCAGGTGGCGACAACAGGTACCCGCATCGCCGAGGCTTCAATCGCAACCAAACCAAAACCTTCACGATGGGTAGGAAAGGAAAGCACGTCCATAACAGCATAATAAGGGGCGGGATCGTCGACATGACCAATCAGATGAATTCGTTCATCTGATTCAAGTTTCTGCTTGGCAGCTACAGGGATGCTATCCTTATCCTCAAAAGGACCTACTAACAACAGGTGCAGATCAGAAAATTTTTCGCGTAGTATGTCCCAAGAAGCTATTAATTCCATAATCCCTTTATCTTTAACCAACCTTCCGACAAAACCGACCACTAAGGCAGTCCGTGGAATATCTAACGAGTCACGCAAGCTCCCGGCATCATGCTTTTCTGGGTCAAAACGAACCAACGCATCGACACCATTAATACTACCGTTATGAATCACTTGAACCTTGTCATGACTTGAAAGTTTTTCATCACGAACCTGTGCAGCAAGAGACACACTCACGCAAAAGACACGGTGTGCCAAAGCACATGAAATTTTTTCCGTAAGGCAAAGCAACCGGTATTTGAAGCCGGTCGCAGTCACATGAGGCAAACCATGAACATTATAAACACGAACAGGAACACGCATTAGAAAGGCCGAAATCATTCCAAGCAACCCTCCTTTTGGAGTATGTGCATGAACGATATCAGGTCGTAATTCCTTTATGAGTCGACAAAGCCTCCAAAGTGACACTAAGTCTTTAAATGGCGAGATCGCACGTGCCATTTCGATACCATGAACAGGCACATCCTCTCGTTCAGAAAAAAGCTCTAGAAGTTCACCGGGGGAAGATACACAGTGGACATTTGCACCTTGCTCCTGCATGTACCGAGCCTGCCCATCTAAAAAATAATAGAGAGACTGTGCGACGGTCGCTACATGTAGAAGCTTAAAACCTTTTTGCATTTCCTCCATTTCAATTCTTACCAAGATGGTCTAGCATCAATCCAGCATAACGGGTTGCATCAGTAGTCCTTACAACCAGTAGTTCTTTGGCAGAATCGACCATTGTACGGAGAATTCGACGCTCAGCCAGACAAGCTTCGTCTAGGTTCAACTCGGGGTTAAAGAACTCGTGGGCCACTAACATCGGTGCCCTATGATAATTGAATTCGTACCTGTTCAGGTTTAGAGCCTTGCGATAAGCCTCATCAGACTTCTCATGGAATACCCCCTCATCACCCCTTTCAAGAATCGCAACATGTGTAATCGGTGCAGAATCAATCAAACGACGACTTTCCACATAATCATCGATTGGCTTCGGTTTTGTAAGTGGAAGAAGTTCCAGGGGTGGAAAAACCTTGGTGGCCTTATTTATAAATGCGTTTAAGCGGCCCTGATCAACACTAGAATAGTAACGAAATGTGCTTGTCCAAGGAACAGAATAGATCGTCTTACCATCCGTGATTGCTAGATCTTCTGCAATAAACCCTGCACCATGTTCCATACAAGACATCATTGCAGACAAAGTCTTACCGGTGTTAGGTGGGGCCAGTACCACTACTGTAGCGTTACCGCTCTGAAAACTTGAACAATGGACTGGTGTAAATCCCCTTTGCAATAATAAAAGGCTTGCAAGATCGGTAAGGATATAGCCAATGGAGTGCAAATTCATAAACCTATGAGTAATATATTTGAAATAATGTTTATTTACTAACAGATGTGGTTCTTCTGTCAGAAGGTCACGTGCCTCAATTTGCAATTCAGACCCAAAAAGAAAGTTACGCCTGTATCGGAGAATGTCACAGTTTGGCATACCGCTGAAATAGTGATATTTGCCAGGCAAGTCACTCCATTCGCCTTGACTTCCATCAGTCGACTCAATCTGATCAACTACAGTAAGCCGTATTTTTATGCGGCAAGCTTCAAAATCTTCCTGGGTCACTTGCGGCATATTCATGCCGTAGGACCATTTAAAATTAGAGGAATTAGTGCGGACACCTAAAACATGTTTTGATGCTACAAAAAAAATATCACTCATCTTATTTATACTCTCCTTAACACAAGGGTGTTTGTCGTAAATTCCAGTCTTTAGTAACATCTCTAAGGGCTAAATAAAAATCATTACGTCGACTCATTAAAACATCAGAGTGATATTTACGGGCTTTAGTTATATTTTCCCTGGAAAGCCTTTGCATACGCTCTGGATTTAACAATAATTCTGAAATTTTTCCTGCAAGTTGAACAGCATCTCCAGGTTTCACCATTTCAGAAGGATTTAACAACTCTGGGATGCCGCCTACTTCTGAACCGACACATGGAAGCCCTCTCGCCATAGCCTCAACCATTGCTCGGGGAAGCCCTTCAGTTAACGATGGCATAACAAAAATATCAGCACGGTCTAACTGATTTCTTACCAGTGACCCTGAACAAACTTGACCGAGGAATTCAATACGGCTTGAAAGTCCCAAATCTTTAACCATCGACATAATCTTTTGACGGTATACACCATCGCCCAACATTGTTAGTGCGACATTGTAACCTCCTTTTAAAAGGATAGACACAGCCTCGACTAAAACATCAGGTGCTTTATACATTTGTGCAAAGGATCCAACAAAAATTAATCTATACTGCTCACCACCACAGTATTTTCTAGGTTCGGGGAGATAAGCCTCTGAGGTTAATTCCACATCTGAGGCATAAGTAGAAAATGAGCTTTCTTTCGATGGATATCGTTGCTGAAGAGTATCCTCTGTAACGTAAATAGCTGCAGACGCGCCAGCGCATTGTTTACGCATCCTGCTGGTAAGCAGCCTTCGGGTGAATGGTCTGAAAGGGATACTTACCCCACCTTTTGCGAACACTTCCCATGGGTCACCAACAACTTCGACACCATAAGGTCGTTGGTTTTTTACCAGCGAAGCATGGGCCAACCATCCAATTTGAGAAGGTACCCTAATAATAATCGCATCAGTTTGTGCTAATTCTGAATGAACAGCATTTTTAATTGAAGCCTTTCTACGCACAAACTCCCATGGGCCTATATAATGCGGAATCGCTGTTACTGATACACTATCTCCATTAACCCGCACAGAATTGGTAGAGGCTACCGGCACATCAATAACTCGAGCACATATAGTCACATGAGAAAAAACAGTTAAATACCGACCAAAGAACTTTTCACTATAGCCAGCAGGTGACCAAACCACGTTGTCTTTGGTACGCATCATCCTTTGTTCTAAAAAAATTGATAATTTCATAAAATATTTCCAGAAAAAAGAATAGAGAAAAAGAAAAGCAGTTATGTTGTAAGAGTTTCAAGAAAAAATCCAAAACATCTATCCTCACAGTAAACATCATTGCACCATTCAACAAGGGATTTGAAGTTTGGCTCTTCTCTATAATTATTGTTCATATGCTCTTTCAGTAGGGAATACCCTTGTTCAGGCGCATCTGGTGGAATAAGCCAACAATCGTCCCATCCGGAAGGCAGAGATTCTAGAATCGGTGCGATATTTGAGGCGATAAAAGGCACACCGCATGACATTGCTTCGAGCAAGGCGTTTGGCTGCCCCTCTGAAAGAGAGGGAAATAAAAAAAAGTCGGCAATCTGCAATAGGTTGTCCACATCACTTCGCTCTC
This is a stretch of genomic DNA from Geothermobacter hydrogeniphilus. It encodes these proteins:
- a CDS encoding GxxExxY protein, whose translation is MEDRLHADVTDGIICCFYNVYNLLGYGFLEKVYEKALLVEFERMNLKAEAQVPVEVTYRNCRVGEYFCDLLVAGEVIVEVKAVRSLQPEHEAQLLNYLKATRVEVGLLLNFGPKPEVKRRAFSNQRK
- a CDS encoding type II toxin-antitoxin system PemK/MazF family toxin translates to MALKFHPKPGTVLICDFTAGFKMPEMIKRRPVVVVSPRPRRKTQLCIVVPLSTTCPEPVEAYHHRLMPGSLPGNLAGKETWAKCDMPATVSLARLDRVRVKREDGQRVYVAEKILPKDFMEIQKGVLFALGLGRLTDHLK
- a CDS encoding acetyltransferase; amino-acid sequence: MKEKILIFGASGHAKVVIDIVEKQGLYEIEFLVDDDLSLKGDTFFGYSVLGGKEDLLAKVDAPRKAIVAIGSNRARGTVAAWLEQHGFELVTAIHPSAQAGRDVSLGAGSVVMANAAINAAATIGRNAIVNTHASIDHDCVIGDNVHIAPGATLCGTVTVGDGSFVAAGATVIPNLTIGRNVIIGAGSVVIRDLPDEVTVVGNPAKVISER
- a CDS encoding four helix bundle protein, whose protein sequence is MKKGNVIRQKSYDFALQVILLYKGLQASKEFVLSKQLLRSGTSIGANVEEAQAAQSRADFISKMSIASKEARESCYWLRLLRDSNTLQKAEVDPLLSEAESITRILTSIVKTTKEQC
- a CDS encoding sugar transferase is translated as MKRAFDLLLTIPGVLAILPIILLVGVLVRKKLGSPILFRQTRPGLHGKPFIMYKFRTMTDERDADGNLLSDEKRLTRFGRFLRSTSLDEFPALLNVLKGEMSLVGPRPLLMEYLDRYTPEQARRHEVRPGITGWAQVNGRNAISWEQKFEYDVWYVDNRSLWLDIKILWMTFAKVFKREGISQEGEATMSKFTGSKS
- a CDS encoding glycosyltransferase family 4 protein, which encodes MEEMQKGFKLLHVATVAQSLYYFLDGQARYMQEQGANVHCVSSPGELLELFSEREDVPVHGIEMARAISPFKDLVSLWRLCRLIKELRPDIVHAHTPKGGLLGMISAFLMRVPVRVYNVHGLPHVTATGFKYRLLCLTEKISCALAHRVFCVSVSLAAQVRDEKLSSHDKVQVIHNGSINGVDALVRFDPEKHDAGSLRDSLDIPRTALVVGFVGRLVKDKGIMELIASWDILREKFSDLHLLLVGPFEDKDSIPVAAKQKLESDERIHLIGHVDDPAPYYAVMDVLSFPTHREGFGLVAIEASAMRVPVVATCIPGCVDSVSDGVTGTLVPKCDADALEKALSTYLVDPLLRSKHGVAGRKRVLEDFQPSTIWKDLHNEYIDLLNVK
- a CDS encoding glycosyltransferase family 4 protein, which translates into the protein MKLSIFLEQRMMRTKDNVVWSPAGYSEKFFGRYLTVFSHVTICARVIDVPVASTNSVRVNGDSVSVTAIPHYIGPWEFVRRKASIKNAVHSELAQTDAIIIRVPSQIGWLAHASLVKNQRPYGVEVVGDPWEVFAKGGVSIPFRPFTRRLLTSRMRKQCAGASAAIYVTEDTLQQRYPSKESSFSTYASDVELTSEAYLPEPRKYCGGEQYRLIFVGSFAQMYKAPDVLVEAVSILLKGGYNVALTMLGDGVYRQKIMSMVKDLGLSSRIEFLGQVCSGSLVRNQLDRADIFVMPSLTEGLPRAMVEAMARGLPCVGSEVGGIPELLNPSEMVKPGDAVQLAGKISELLLNPERMQRLSRENITKARKYHSDVLMSRRNDFYLALRDVTKDWNLRQTPLC